A single Spiroplasma floricola 23-6 DNA region contains:
- the truA gene encoding tRNA pseudouridine(38-40) synthase TruA, which produces MYYYLFTIQYDGTDFCGWAKQKNQSTIQGELESAISRVARNSIFRIVGASKTDSGVHAQDQKAWVELNFKPNVQGFLNALNRSLPLGIKILNVKEIAKDFRVRNCKEKTYEYKINLGENNVFENRYYFSPNNKLDLFKLKEALNIFIGTYDFYNFSGLKIEEKELIETKRTINSIETNLEKDIFTITFKAKGFIRYQIRMIVGASIAYSLNKINFKKIENVLNMREEKMPFIANPEGLILKKIDY; this is translated from the coding sequence ATGTATTATTATTTATTTACAATTCAATATGATGGAACTGATTTTTGTGGTTGAGCTAAACAAAAAAATCAATCAACTATTCAAGGAGAATTAGAATCTGCAATTTCGCGAGTTGCACGAAACTCAATATTTAGAATAGTGGGAGCCTCAAAAACTGATTCAGGAGTTCATGCACAAGATCAAAAAGCATGAGTAGAACTAAATTTTAAACCAAATGTACAAGGGTTTTTAAATGCACTTAATAGAAGTCTTCCTTTGGGCATTAAAATTTTAAATGTAAAAGAAATAGCAAAAGATTTTAGAGTTAGAAATTGTAAAGAGAAAACTTATGAATATAAAATCAATTTAGGGGAAAATAATGTTTTTGAAAATAGATATTATTTTTCACCAAATAACAAACTTGATTTATTTAAATTGAAAGAAGCTTTAAATATATTTATAGGAACTTATGATTTTTATAATTTCTCAGGTTTAAAAATTGAAGAAAAAGAGTTAATTGAGACTAAAAGAACGATTAATTCAATTGAAACAAATTTAGAAAAAGATATTTTCACAATAACGTTTAAAGCTAAAGGTTTTATAAGATATCAAATAAGAATGATTGTTGGTGCCTCTATTGCTTATAGTTTAAATAAAATTAACTTTAAAAAAATTGAAAATGTTCTAAATATGAGAGAAGAAAAAATGCCTTTTATAGCAAATCCAGAAGGACTTATTTTAAAAAAAATAGACTATTAA
- a CDS encoding ABC transporter permease: MKGIRLLLKNAFKSSWKNKSQIIGLSLLVMLVSLVTSVLSATSTRVAGAYDKLIVSSNMKDYILDVNLDNQINDPNSQESKEENLWDKLSDYKVDKTIVQNKELYQQYILNQIALKYNLDISYTEARLLNGVKNNNESMKIKTVSKINSDTNNGVDKLVVSRGRNFNAGVKEVVINESFAKANDIKLNDIIRVNSDKYGDDFLVKNSNFNSQDGKKLKEDLNQYKDSPQDLLKNSRYENQVWFEVVGIGTSADFITPIIDETTIMPNTKNEAIIYMDSIWMGYQSDIYSFTDKKNENNLYKRKMSTYTVQTAKVVVASEKDREVYFSIKSNDSPSEELRSKMEDEYKQYISVNIKDLKYIYDAKDPLYKFATRTTSFDSVMIGYNVMANGLIIVIILIAGFTTILTTKKQVEQQSRQIGCLKSLGYKKREIVNNFIAIPLIVSIIGSLAGYILSIFIESEIVGVFSTYFNISFFKFQFNPVAFAASLLALWVLLTILTFSIGYWTIKKSALTLLKGGDDKVINKLSIKIKQLSSKRSFNYRLRTALLTTSLGKLVGVSVTMLLSATLITTTVIAPKVMKDNITATFNGMNYENMVEYTQPIANNPWSFYKTYNPNFESENTGWGQYKEQVLIRDAGAGKKITGNGILQTTPAGFTKGWTAYPIKDGVDENQPSSNDINNSIDWEKVVQELLKGEISPYYYTYDIAADNVFFWSEFSYLNWRNMSTNLLRNLDKATATGLLTSGTALQTLQGQWPDYTQLMKELSSMTKTPSKTELREYTFKMLKIYNKYIQGLSLTYNEGSVKDNKFVHNFINNKFNKEIKNNKKNYYDKNLLNKIKPVEEKTADFVWIKEDEKEISPLDLTDSQINEMTENELKELNTGLTYWFGATLDGRMGMAVLQTTYTRATYFVQEAIKKAIQENSNYNISFNIIPYDNKQDELGTVLNTKFKTVNNKQENAKIFGINQNSSLIDLKNSKNKDLKRNLFLSEDSDTIPLIINQSFAKKTNKNAGDIVNLEVLRDMLYQNDKEISLDDVTYGHNLENDKAIDFSELRTQSTYGWYTNDYLYADSPTASPLPVGKTVSASSIGQSNTIASSKADKAVETMEIYKNYRNGQLSINQEILNKQFKIVGIQNGYGQPQCWISNDNANKILGYDKINEKNFEQWFAKEYPKGNPIYKYEGFNDQIKVDNLSLEEFMGEKKFLIKTL, encoded by the coding sequence ATGAAAGGAATTAGACTTTTATTAAAAAACGCATTTAAATCTTCTTGAAAAAACAAATCTCAAATAATAGGTTTGTCACTTTTAGTTATGCTTGTTTCTTTAGTAACATCTGTTTTATCTGCAACTTCAACTAGAGTTGCAGGTGCTTATGATAAACTTATAGTTTCTTCAAACATGAAAGACTATATTTTAGATGTAAATTTAGACAATCAAATTAATGATCCAAATAGTCAAGAATCAAAAGAAGAAAATTTATGAGATAAGCTATCAGATTATAAAGTTGATAAAACTATTGTTCAAAATAAAGAACTTTATCAACAATATATCTTAAATCAAATCGCTCTAAAATATAATCTTGATATTTCTTATACAGAAGCAAGATTATTAAATGGAGTAAAAAATAATAACGAAAGTATGAAAATTAAAACAGTATCTAAAATTAATTCAGATACAAATAATGGTGTTGATAAATTAGTAGTATCAAGAGGTAGAAATTTTAATGCAGGAGTAAAAGAAGTTGTTATTAATGAATCTTTTGCAAAAGCAAATGATATAAAATTAAACGATATTATTAGAGTAAATTCTGATAAATATGGAGATGATTTTTTAGTAAAAAACTCGAACTTCAATTCACAAGATGGTAAAAAATTAAAAGAAGACTTAAATCAATATAAAGATTCTCCTCAAGATTTACTTAAAAATAGTAGATATGAAAATCAAGTATGATTTGAAGTTGTAGGAATAGGGACCTCAGCTGATTTTATAACGCCAATAATAGATGAAACAACTATTATGCCTAACACAAAAAATGAAGCAATCATTTATATGGATTCAATTTGAATGGGTTATCAATCAGATATATATAGTTTTACTGATAAAAAAAATGAAAATAATTTATATAAAAGAAAAATGTCAACTTATACAGTTCAAACAGCAAAAGTAGTTGTTGCTTCTGAAAAAGATAGAGAAGTATATTTTTCTATTAAATCTAATGATAGTCCTTCAGAAGAATTAAGAAGTAAAATGGAAGATGAATATAAACAATATATATCTGTAAATATTAAAGATTTAAAATATATATATGATGCAAAAGATCCTTTATATAAATTTGCAACAAGAACTACAAGTTTTGATTCAGTTATGATTGGCTATAATGTAATGGCAAATGGTTTAATTATAGTTATTATACTAATTGCTGGATTTACAACAATTTTAACAACAAAAAAACAAGTGGAACAACAGAGCAGACAAATAGGTTGTTTAAAATCATTGGGATATAAAAAACGTGAAATTGTAAATAACTTTATTGCCATACCCTTAATAGTTTCAATAATTGGTTCTCTTGCAGGATATATATTATCAATTTTTATAGAATCAGAAATAGTTGGTGTTTTTTCAACTTACTTCAATATTTCATTCTTTAAATTTCAATTTAACCCAGTTGCTTTTGCAGCAAGTCTACTAGCATTGTGAGTTTTATTAACAATTCTTACATTCTCTATTGGTTATTGAACTATAAAAAAATCAGCTTTAACTTTATTAAAAGGTGGAGATGATAAAGTAATTAACAAATTATCAATAAAAATAAAACAACTTTCATCAAAAAGAAGCTTTAATTATAGATTGAGAACTGCACTTTTAACTACTTCTTTGGGTAAATTAGTTGGTGTTAGTGTAACAATGTTATTAAGTGCAACACTTATAACAACAACAGTCATTGCTCCAAAAGTTATGAAAGATAATATAACAGCAACTTTTAATGGAATGAACTATGAAAACATGGTGGAATATACTCAGCCAATTGCAAATAATCCATGATCATTTTATAAAACATATAATCCAAATTTTGAAAGTGAAAATACAGGTTGAGGTCAATATAAGGAACAAGTTTTAATAAGAGATGCAGGAGCAGGAAAAAAAATTACAGGAAATGGTATTCTTCAAACAACTCCTGCTGGTTTTACTAAAGGGTGAACTGCATATCCAATAAAAGATGGAGTTGATGAAAATCAACCATCATCAAACGATATTAATAATAGTATTGATTGAGAAAAAGTTGTACAAGAACTATTAAAAGGAGAGATAAGTCCTTATTATTATACTTATGATATAGCAGCAGATAATGTTTTCTTTTGATCAGAATTTTCATATTTAAATTGAAGAAATATGTCAACAAATCTTCTAAGAAATTTAGATAAAGCAACAGCAACAGGACTTCTAACTTCTGGAACTGCATTACAAACTTTGCAAGGTCAATGACCAGATTATACACAATTGATGAAAGAATTAAGTAGCATGACAAAAACACCAAGTAAAACAGAGCTTCGTGAATATACTTTTAAAATGCTAAAAATATATAATAAATATATACAAGGATTATCATTAACTTATAATGAAGGATCTGTGAAGGATAATAAATTCGTTCATAACTTTATAAATAATAAATTTAATAAGGAAATAAAAAATAATAAAAAAAATTATTATGACAAAAATTTATTAAATAAAATTAAACCAGTAGAAGAAAAAACTGCTGATTTTGTTTGAATTAAAGAAGATGAAAAAGAGATAAGTCCTCTTGATTTAACTGATAGTCAGATTAATGAAATGACAGAGAATGAATTAAAAGAATTAAATACAGGATTAACTTATTGATTTGGAGCAACTCTTGATGGAAGAATGGGTATGGCAGTTTTACAAACAACTTATACAAGAGCAACATATTTTGTACAAGAAGCAATTAAAAAAGCTATCCAAGAAAATAGTAATTATAATATAAGTTTTAATATTATACCTTATGATAATAAACAAGATGAATTGGGAACTGTTTTAAACACTAAATTTAAAACAGTAAATAATAAACAAGAAAATGCCAAAATATTTGGAATAAATCAAAACTCATCTTTAATTGATTTAAAAAACTCAAAAAATAAAGATCTAAAACGAAATTTATTTTTAAGTGAAGATTCAGATACAATTCCTTTAATTATTAATCAAAGTTTTGCTAAAAAAACTAATAAAAATGCAGGAGATATTGTTAATCTTGAGGTTTTAAGAGATATGCTATATCAAAATGACAAAGAAATTTCATTAGATGATGTTACATATGGACATAATTTAGAAAATGATAAGGCTATTGATTTTTCAGAATTAAGAACACAATCAACATATGGATGATATACAAATGACTATCTATATGCAGATAGCCCAACTGCTTCTCCACTTCCTGTTGGAAAAACCGTATCTGCATCATCAATAGGACAATCTAATACTATTGCTAGTTCTAAAGCTGATAAAGCAGTTGAAACAATGGAAATATATAAAAATTATCGAAATGGTCAATTATCAATTAATCAAGAGATACTAAATAAGCAATTTAAAATTGTGGGAATTCAAAATGGTTATGGACAACCTCAATGTTGAATTTCAAATGATAATGCAAATAAAATTTTAGGATATGACAAAATAAATGAAAAAAACTTTGAGCAATGATTTGCAAAAGAATATCCAAAAGGAAATCCAATTTATAAATATGAAGGATTTAATGATCAAATTAAAGTTGATAATTTAAGTTTAGAAGAATTTATGGGAGAAAAAAAGTTTCTTATAAAGACTTTATAG
- a CDS encoding energy-coupling factor transporter ATPase, with translation MSTNLNATEKLNDFRLKLNEYNDKLVRASQKMIIARSKFSKREVDIDFVKNAENEYKTIKKEYKEITDNSFFLENVKESKAKLKTVSKNSKEYWKLFEDYKLAVFIYKESKVAIKDRGHGGQLAQLSDIALKLNNIKFRYREGHPFAVNGVSVEIKHGDYVAIIGHNGSGKSTLSKIIIGVLQPTNGSIEVYGNKVTRNNINMIRKFLGIVFQNPDNQFIGSTVRDDIAFGLENRRIEPSKMPHIIMNAAKKVRMQDYLDHEPLMLSGGQKQRVAIASALALSPDILIFDEATSMLDPKGKSEVKEIMVELKNTREKTIFSITHDMDEILNADKVMVMNKGELVKFGSPKEILSEKEFLRSIHLDIPFVAQIEEALQNEGMKISGSANLEELVKNICQK, from the coding sequence ATAAATTAGTTCGTGCAAGTCAAAAAATGATTATCGCAAGAAGCAAATTCTCTAAGCGAGAGGTAGATATTGATTTTGTAAAAAATGCAGAAAATGAATACAAAACAATAAAAAAAGAATATAAAGAAATAACTGACAATAGTTTCTTTTTAGAAAATGTAAAAGAATCAAAAGCCAAATTAAAAACTGTAAGCAAAAATTCAAAAGAGTATTGAAAATTATTTGAGGACTATAAACTTGCTGTTTTTATATATAAAGAATCAAAAGTTGCAATAAAAGATAGAGGACATGGGGGACAACTTGCTCAACTATCAGATATTGCTCTTAAATTAAATAATATTAAATTCAGATATAGAGAAGGACATCCATTTGCTGTGAATGGTGTTAGTGTTGAAATTAAACACGGAGATTATGTAGCAATTATAGGTCATAATGGTAGTGGTAAATCAACTTTATCAAAAATAATAATAGGAGTTTTACAACCAACAAATGGATCAATAGAAGTTTATGGAAATAAAGTTACGAGAAATAATATAAATATGATTCGTAAATTCTTAGGAATTGTTTTTCAAAATCCGGATAATCAATTTATTGGTTCTACAGTTAGAGATGATATTGCATTTGGTTTAGAAAATAGAAGAATTGAACCATCAAAAATGCCTCATATTATAATGAATGCGGCTAAAAAAGTTAGAATGCAAGACTATCTTGATCATGAGCCTTTAATGTTAAGTGGGGGACAAAAACAAAGAGTTGCTATTGCATCAGCTTTAGCATTATCTCCTGACATTTTAATCTTTGATGAAGCAACAAGTATGCTTGATCCAAAAGGAAAAAGTGAAGTTAAAGAAATCATGGTGGAATTAAAAAATACAAGAGAAAAAACAATTTTTTCAATAACTCATGATATGGATGAAATTTTAAATGCAGATAAAGTTATGGTTATGAATAAAGGGGAATTAGTAAAATTTGGATCACCAAAAGAAATACTAAGTGAAAAAGAATTTTTAAGATCTATTCATTTAGATATTCCTTTTGTTGCCCAAATTGAAGAAGCACTTCAAAATGAAGGAATGAAAATCTCAGGAAGTGCAAATTTGGAAGAGTTGGTGAAAAATATATGTCAAAAATAA
- a CDS encoding energy-coupling factor transporter transmembrane component T family protein, which produces MRMVFGRYMPYNSMIHKMDPRLKLFMIIALIVVVFFPIGYTGFVLIATFIFLMYAVSKLSFKMLFKLFFPITFIFIVLILINIFMLRPENFSNLADGGYNTGANSFGYIYKWKAFCFSEKALYSALYMTIRIFLMITLTTILTGTTQPLELTLAIEDLLWPLKLIGIPVYIFSTIISIALRMIPTLIDEAGRIMKAQSSRGIDFKNGKLVDKAKSMTSLIIPLLVSAFQKAEDLAYAMDSRGYDPHAKRTRYRQVKFRILDIVIFILGIGVFSALICYINIPSLENLLQIPRIDSILFS; this is translated from the coding sequence ATGAGAATGGTATTTGGTAGATATATGCCGTATAATTCAATGATTCATAAAATGGACCCAAGGTTAAAATTATTTATGATTATTGCTTTAATTGTTGTTGTATTTTTTCCTATAGGATATACAGGATTTGTTTTAATTGCTACATTTATATTCTTAATGTATGCTGTAAGTAAATTAAGTTTTAAAATGTTGTTTAAATTGTTTTTTCCAATAACATTTATTTTTATAGTTCTTATACTTATAAATATATTCATGCTAAGGCCAGAAAACTTCTCAAATCTTGCTGATGGAGGATATAATACAGGTGCAAATAGCTTTGGTTATATTTATAAATGAAAAGCATTTTGTTTTTCAGAAAAAGCATTATATTCAGCTTTATATATGACAATTAGAATATTCTTAATGATTACATTAACTACAATATTGACTGGAACAACACAACCTTTGGAATTAACTTTAGCTATTGAAGATTTATTATGACCATTAAAACTAATTGGAATACCTGTTTATATTTTTTCAACAATTATTTCAATTGCCTTAAGAATGATTCCTACTTTAATTGATGAAGCAGGAAGAATTATGAAAGCTCAATCTTCAAGAGGTATTGACTTTAAAAATGGTAAATTAGTTGATAAAGCTAAATCAATGACTTCTTTAATAATTCCTTTACTAGTTTCTGCTTTCCAAAAAGCTGAGGATTTAGCATATGCGATGGATTCAAGAGGATATGATCCACATGCAAAAAGAACAAGATATAGACAAGTTAAGTTTAGAATTTTAGATATAGTTATTTTTATATTAGGAATAGGTGTATTTTCAGCTTTAATTTGTTATATTAATATTCCTTCACTTGAAAACCTATTACAAATTCCTAGAATAGATAGCATTCTATTTTCTTAA
- a CDS encoding energy-coupling factor transporter ATPase, producing MNIATEPKWDFNGEIKFDSVSYTYSKNSPFEFRALNGTDLTIQEGKITAVIGMTGSGKSTLIQLTNGLLVTETGRTIIGNFQIPASTKKIKQVKELRREVGLVFQFPEYQLFQDTIEKDISFGPINLGANKKESFEKVPELLRMVDLPEDYVKRSPFDLSGGQKRRVAIAGIIAMNGNTLVLDEPTGGLDPQGEEDFMNLFYRLNKENGKRIIIVTHNMDHVLQIADEVIVMHKGKVISKGSPFEIFSNSELLKKIEIEPPKLYKLAHKLKDAGLDITNVEFRTVEELAKAIKSKRK from the coding sequence ATGAATATTGCAACTGAACCAAAATGAGACTTTAATGGAGAAATTAAATTTGATTCAGTTTCATATACATATAGTAAAAATTCTCCTTTTGAATTTAGGGCATTAAATGGTACTGATTTAACAATACAAGAAGGTAAAATTACAGCAGTAATTGGTATGACAGGTAGTGGTAAATCTACTTTAATTCAATTAACAAATGGTTTATTAGTAACAGAAACAGGTAGAACAATTATTGGGAATTTCCAAATACCTGCTTCCACTAAAAAAATTAAACAAGTAAAAGAGTTAAGAAGAGAAGTTGGCTTAGTATTTCAATTTCCTGAATATCAATTGTTTCAAGATACAATTGAAAAAGATATCTCATTTGGTCCAATTAATTTAGGAGCAAATAAAAAAGAAAGTTTTGAAAAAGTTCCTGAATTATTAAGGATGGTAGATTTACCGGAAGATTATGTAAAAAGAAGTCCATTTGATTTAAGTGGGGGACAAAAACGTCGTGTGGCAATAGCAGGAATTATTGCAATGAATGGAAATACATTAGTTTTAGATGAACCAACTGGAGGTTTAGATCCACAAGGTGAAGAAGATTTTATGAATTTATTCTATAGACTAAATAAAGAAAATGGAAAAAGAATTATTATTGTAACTCATAATATGGATCATGTGTTGCAAATAGCTGATGAAGTTATTGTAATGCATAAAGGAAAAGTTATCTCAAAAGGATCACCTTTTGAAATCTTCTCAAACTCAGAATTGTTGAAAAAAATAGAAATTGAACCACCAAAATTATATAAACTTGCACATAAATTAAAAGATGCAGGATTAGATATTACAAACGTTGAATTTAGAACAGTAGAAGAGCTTGCAAAAGCAATTAAATCTAAAAGAAAATAG